One genomic window of Phoenix dactylifera cultivar Barhee BC4 chromosome 6, palm_55x_up_171113_PBpolish2nd_filt_p, whole genome shotgun sequence includes the following:
- the LOC103715742 gene encoding protein AUXIN RESPONSE 4: MAETSKKQEEKAKEPLLSQEPSKQPSLPTPTKPSSPARALAFWAYFTISVSLLTFLLASLPSLRPPDHRSWFLSLPDDLRHHYYKGKLIKVHINPSRSPIQVFAVEHGPRDGEPVVLVHGLGCSSFSFRHVLRLLGSSGLHAVAIDLPGSGFSDKLDLREHGRWEGILGRIWDVYDEIKEKGLFWGFDQLVETGQVPYEEIVTRDSRRYGAESSGYGSAEMGRVVGQVIDSMALTPAHLVLHDSALGTGANWVSMNPGLVQSVTLIDPAAESVAFPSWMLGPPVLGELLLASRFAFSRLLRLCCSRSMDGLVAEAYRLLLKGRDGRKSVVAAGKALNYSFDLGEWAGTEVVKDMAFQVLWSNSWSDRWIDEGKRAASAIPRAKFASHSGGRWPQEDAAEEISEMIVQFVSSLPKSVKQKKEEPLPEHIQMMFDEASEGHHHHHHHGHGQEHATGYFDMYGLGQGWGV, translated from the exons ATGGCGGAAACGTCGaagaaacaagaagagaaggccaaggaGCCTCTTCTGTCCCAAGAACCCAGCAAGCAACCCTCCCTCCCAACCCCGACCAAACCCAGCTCCCCCGCTAGGGCCCTCGCCTTTTGGGCTTACTTCACCATCTCCGTCTCCCTCCTCACCTTCCTCCTCGCTTCCCTCCCTTCCCTCCGCCCCCCGGATCACCGCTCCTGGTTCCTCAGCCTCCCCGACGATCTCCGCCATCATTACTACAAGGGAAAGCTCATCAAGGTTCACATAAACCCTAGCCGCTCCCCCATCCAAGTCTTCGCTGTCGAACATGGCCCTAGAGACGGGGAACCTGTGGTTCTGGTCCATGGGTTGGGCTGCAGCTCCTTCTCTTTCCGCCATGTACTCCGCTTGCTCGGTTCCAGCGGTCTCCACGCCGTCGCCATCGATCTTCCGGGCTCAGGCTTCTCGGATAAGCTGGATTTGAGGGAGCATGGGAGATGGGAAGGGATTCTTGGTCGAATTTGGGATGTttatgatgagatcaaagagaaAGGTTTGTTTTGGGGATTTGATCAGCTGGTTGAGACAGGGCAGGTCCCTTATGAGGAGATTGTTACTAGGGATTCCAGGAGATATGGTGCTGAGAGCTCGGGATACGGGTCAGCGGAGATGGGGCGAGTAGTAGGGCAGGTTATTGATTCAATGGCGTTGACGCCTGCCCATTTGGTGCTCCATGATTCGGCATTGGGGACCGGAGCAAATTGGGTTTCCATGAATCCAGGGCTGGTGCAAAGTGTGACACTGATCGATCCTGCTGCAGAATCTGTGGCATTTCCTTCATGGATGCTCGGACCTCCAGTTCTTGGGGAGCTCCTTCTTGCATCTCGGTTTGCATTTTCTAGGTTACTCAGATTGTGCTGCTCGAGGTCCATGGATGGGTTGGTGGCTGAGGCTTATAGGCTTCTATTGAAGGGGAGGGATGGGAGGAAGTCGGTGGTTGCGGCTGGGAAGGCGCTGAATTATAGCTTTGATTTGGGAGAATGGGCAGGTACAGAGGTGGTGAAGGACATGGCATTTCAGGTTCTCTGGTCCAATTCTTGGTCGGATAGATGGATTGATGAAGGAAAGCGAGCTGCTTCTGCCATCCCAAGGGCAAAATTTGCTTCCCATTCTGGTGGGCGATGGCCTCAG GAGGATGCAGCGGAAGAAATAAGTGAAATGATTGTTCAGTTTGTATCATCACTGCCGAAATCTGTCAAGCAGAAAAAGGAAGAGCCTCTGCCAGAGCACATCCAGATGATGTTTGACGAAGCAAGTGAGGgtcaccaccaccatcaccatcaTGGTCATGGTCAAGAACATGCAACAGGTTATTTTGATATGTATGGTCTTGGTCAGGGGTGGGGGGTTTGA